The genomic DNA AGAAATCATGCTGGTATTCGAATACGTTATATTTATATCCCGGATCGCAGATGTCGATCAGGTGGTAAGGAATCGTTTTTCCATTTACTGTATAGTCGGCCAGGTCCTTTCCTGTCCCGATATCCATTGAACGGTAAATCTGTCTGGAATCGGCGCTGATGATTTCCGTGTTCAGTCGGGCAGCGAGTGCAGCGGCAAATGTTGTTTTACCGGATGCTGTCGGCCCTAAAACAGTGATAAGTTGATAGGTATCCATAGTGATACAAAGATACAAAAAAAAGCCGCAACCCGAAGGATGCGGCTTTCAAACTATATAATCTTGATTGATTAGCAGTTTACAGATGCCATATGAGCGATCAGGTCAAGAACCTTGTTAGAATAACCGATTTCGTTATCATACCAAGAAACAACCTTTACGAATGTATCTGTTAAAGCGATACCAGCTTTAGCATCGAAGATAGAAGTACGAGTGTCACCTAAAAAGTCAGAAGAAACTACTGCATCTTCAGTATAACCCAGTACGCCTTTCAGTTCGCCTTCAGAAGCTTCCTTCATTGCAGCACAGATTTCAGCGTAAGTAGCCGGTTTAGCCAAGTTAACTGTCAAGTCAACAACAGAAACGTCCAGAGTCGGAACACGCATTGACATACCAGTCAGTTTACCGTTCAGTTCAGGAATAACTTTACCTACAGCCTTAGCAGCACCTGTAGAAGAAGGGATGATGTTGCCAGAAGCAGCGCGGCCACCTCTCCAGTCCTTCATAGACGGACCGTCAACAGTCTTCTGAGTAGCAGTTGTAGAGTGAACAGTTGTCATCAAACCGTCTGTGATCCCCCACTTGTCATTCAGAACCTTTGCGATAGGAGCCAAGCAGTTAGTAGTACAAGAAGCGTTAGAAACGAACTGAGTACCTTTAACATATGATTTTTCGTTTACACCGCAAACGAACATAGGAGTTGCATCCTTGGAAGGAGCAGACATAACTACATATTTAGCGCCAGCTTCGATATGAGCCTGAGCCTTTTCCTGAGTCAGGAACAAACCAGTAGATTCTACTACGTATTCAGCACCTACTGCATCCCACTTCAAATCAGCCGGATTGCGTTCTGCTGTTACGCGGATTTCCTTACCGTTTACGATCAGCTTGCTGTTTTCAACGTCAGCTTCGATAGTTCCGTCGAACTGACCGTGCATTGTGTCGTATTTCAGCATGTATGCCAAGTAATCAACCGGGCAAAGGTCGTTAATACCTACGATCTGAATATCGCTTCTCTTTTGAGCAGCACGGAAAACGAAACGTCCGATACGGCCGAAACCGTTAATACCTACTTTAATCATTGTAATAAAACTTTTATGGGTTTATTAAAAATATTACTTATCTCCAATTTAACTTAACAGCCGCAAGGAAAATATATTCGTAGCACACTGTTTTTAACGACTGCAAATTTAGTCATTTTTTTTATTGTACAGGAATTAGGACAAGAAAAATATGCCCTCTAACATAAATTAATTGTTGCAGCTTATTTCTTTTTCTTGAAAAGTTTCTTTATTATCCACGCCTGGACTTTCTGGATGCCCCAGGCTGTCAATAATGGGCGTGCAACATCCCATGCAACAGGTAATAAGCCTTGTGCCACAGAAAGATAGTCGGCAAATCCAAGCGACATGGATGGCACTTCCGAAGTATGTACAGGCTGGTTGCTTTCCGTACCTTTGGATTTGGTTTTTGTGTTAGGGAATAAGAGAGCGGAGACACCTGAAAGTAACAACGTGCCGGCGTTCTCTTGTATGTGAGAGAAATCAGCATTCAATTTCTGTTCCTGTATCGTACATTCCTGTTGGATGCGGCGACGGTCAGAAATCAGTTTCTCCAGAGGTGTCTGTTGCGGATTGTTCATTGTCTGTCGCGTTTGTTTTATCATCATTTGTTGTCAATGCGGAGATCACAACGTTTAATACTTTATTGCTGATTCTGTCTTTGTTCATAACAATAATGCCGATCAGCAGCAGATAGAGCACGGCTACCACGCCGAATCCCGAACCTACCGAACCGAACAGATCCCCCAAGAAAAAACCTAATGCGAGGAAAATGAACAGAATCGCAAAGAAAGCCAGAAATAATAAAATAACACCATACGAGAGAACGGCAATAACCTTTCCTGTTCTCTCATATGTGTTTAATTTTAGGAGTTCGAGCTTCAACTCCACGTAAGCCGAAAGATCTTTTTTCAGTTCACGGAAGATTTCACCTGCGTCTTTCTCCATACAAAATTATTCTGCTACGATTTCTTCTGTAGTTTTTGCAATTTCAGCTTTTCCTTCTTTGTATTTAGCAAGAGCTGAATTGAAGCCTTCTTTTACTTTACCAACTACACCATTCAATTCTTCCAGTAGTTGTTCTCTTTTATCTGTTGCTGCCAGATAACCAACTGCGGCGCCAACGGCTGCACCAACTACTAATCCCAGTAATAATTTAGAATCTACGTTTTTCATAACTCTTTCTTTTTATAATGTTGCTACTAAGATAACGAATATACTTGAATGATGGTTTATTTGGACCTTAACTTTTAGGGTTAATTAATGTTATTGTTTCTGGACTTTCACCGCAGCCCAATTATTCTTCTCTGTGTGCGATAACAATGCCAATCCGTTATGTTTGCATTCTTCTTCGATGGCCGGAATGTCTTGTACATAGAAGCCGCTCATGTAAAGGAAGGCTCCTGGTTTCATACATTCGCTGTAATGGCGGATATCATTCAGCAGGATATTCCGGTTGATATTCGCAAACACGATGTCGAAGGTTCCGAATGCAGGGATCTGTTCGGCTCCCCCAAGGGCGACCTGGATATCGTTCGTGTTGTTTAGACGTATGTTTTCGAGTGCATTATTGTAGGCCCATTCGTCAATGTCGATGGCCACCACGCGTCCGGCTCCTTTCATATGGGCAAGGATGGCCAGTACGGCTGTTCCGCAACCCATGTCGAGTAGTTCTTTGCTGGTGAGGTCTAATTTGAGTATTTCGCTGATCATCAGGAAAGTTGTCTCGTGGTTGCCGGTTCCGAATGCCATCTTCGGGTCGATGATGATATTATAGGCATAACCCGGCTCATGTTCGTGGAAGGAGGCGCGGATGATGCAATCCTTGCCGATGCGGATCGGCTTGAAATAGTTCTTTTCCCATTCCTCGTTCCAGTCCTTGCTTTCCACCAATGTTTCGGTAAAATGAATATCCACGTTTTCCAGTGGAAATTCGGCAAGTTTGTCCTGCAATCCTTTTACATTATATAATTGGTCGGAAATATACCCTTGTAACCCATTTTCGTTTTCGGCAAAACTTTCAAAACCGATTTCTCCTAGCTCGGCGGCCAGCACGTCGTTGATAATGGAAGTCTCGACAGGGGAGGTGTATGTAAATGTAAGTTCGTAATAATTCATATCGTTCTTTCTTTATAGATTCCTTCTATAGACAAAAGTATATATTTTATCTTGATGTTTCACATTTCATTCGATACATTCTTTATTTATGTGTAAGAATTAGTAAAATATCCAGTAGCCTTATAAAAACCCCCTTTTGGTACAACCATATACCAAAAGGGGGTTACTTCCTGATTTTTGATAATCAGATGTCTCTTACTACCATCCTGGATTTTGAATCAATGTTGGAGTGCGAGACAATTCATCTTGCATAATCGGCCAAAAATAAGAACGAGGGCTATAGAATACACGTCCGTCATTTACCGCAATGCGTTTCATCTTATACCGTTTCCCGTCCACTTCAATTTTTCCATTTGGATCTTCTACAGGCTTCATGCCGTGTGAACAACGTTGGCTTTTAGCATACGGCCAACTCTCTGGTCCAATATAGTTTTTTTCTTTGGCTAACTCAATAGGATCATCTGATTCCATATATAAGCGTGTTGCCCAATAGCGCCAATTCTCATAGAATAATTCTACACGACGTTCGCGTTGGATATATTCTTGCATCAAGTTTGCATCAGTTAGGACAGCTGGAGGCATCGGAGCCATGAAAGAACGTTCCCTTACAGAATTGACTAAATCATAGATTTCTTGTGTGGGGCCACTTACTTTGTTCACAGCTTCTGCATAAATATAAATGAATGTCGGCAGACGCCAAATAGCAGGTCCGTTGATCACATGTCCACCTTTGTTTCTATCCCATCCGTCTTTGAACAGTTTTCTCAAATAATAACCAGAGTGAGAAGAGGCTTCCAAATAACTACTGCTCACGGCATCTTTGCCTTCGGCTGTATTCAATTGTTTACCACCATACCAAGAACCATGATAACGGATATCACGATAGAAACGCGGATCACGTTTTACGCTTTCATAAGGGTTTTCGTCATCATAACCATCTATTTTAGCTCGGCTATCATAAATAGGGTAGCCATATCCGTCAGGGCTTATGTATTCATATTCGTCGACTTGTTCCTGCAGAGGACGTTGACGGGCATGACCATTTTGGGAAGGAGGCAAGACATCGCCAGACCAGCCCGTATCTTTATCACGAGTGGTAAACCAAACCCATTCCTGTTGAATCGCATCCATGTTGTAAAACATTTGCCATAGTCGCTCTTGTACTTTTCCATTGTTTGTATTGGCATTGCCATCAACGTCTTTAAAGTCATCTGCATCCATTGCTGCCGGTGCATATAATTTATACCGAATAGCTCCATTGACATCTTTCGCTTCCAATACATCTTTTGCTGCATCGCGAGCTGCTTCCCAGCGTTTCGGATCATAAGTAGTATATTCATCTTTGAAAGCTCGTGTGTCGTTTGGCAACGTCCCGCCATTCCACAAAGGGGTTGCAGCCATCCAACGGACAATCGCCTTCAATCCTAAACAAGCCCCCTTGTCGACACGACCAAAATACTCACCTCCGTAAGAGGCGTCTACCTTTTCATAAGCGGCATCGGCATCGGCACAAATCTTTTCGACCATACTATGAAAAGACTCTTTTACATACGCCATATCTTCACCTGGAACGACAACATGATCCATATATACTCCTTCACCATAAGCTCGGATTACGAGATAGTGCAAGTATGCACGGAAAAATAATGTTTCACCTAAGCGACGTTCTAAGTCGCCTTCCCGACCGTCTTTGGGGTTATCTGGAGTATTGTATTTTTTTACACCTTCCAAAATGATATTGGCACGTCGGATACCATTATATAAGTCCCACCAGTATTGTCCGCAACTACTGTTGTTTGGCATACCTTGTGAAGGTCCATAATTCCCAATGTTGAATTGATGCGGAATGGCTTGTTCATGGCTGGAAGCCGTACATTCGTCTGTCAATCCTGCAGAGCCGAAGTGATTCATGAAAATCAGCGGTCTATTTGCGAACTTTGCTCTTGCATACAAATCGGTCACCAAGTTATCGACTTGTTCATAACGAGTAAATACATCTACCTCATTTTTCTTATCATCAGGCATTCTGTCCAAGAAGTCGTCACAAGATGAAAGAGACAGGAGTAATACTCCAATTCCTATGATTGATTTTTGTAATTTCATTTTCAAAAGATTTAAATAATTAATATGTAATTTCGACACCAAAATTATAGACTCTCTGGATCGGATACCAGTCACCGGAGCCTTCTTTCGTTTCAGGATCCATGTCGACATCATCCAAACTGTCGAATGTTAGTAAGTTTAAACCTTGTACATAAAAGCGTACATTTTGCAAACCTGCAAAACGAATTATGTTTTTGGGTAACGAATACCCCACTTCTAAGTTTTTCAACCGGATATAATTTGCATTGTACAAGAATAAACTGCTGTTCCCATTTTTGTTGTTTTCATAAGCTCCGTATGTTAAGCGTGGGTAAGTTGCCACATCTTTTGTAGCTTCTGTCCAACGGTTCAAGTGCATGTGTTTCACTTTACCATATTGATCTTGTTCGTAGGATGGAAAATCCCAAACTGCGGCTCCATTCAACAATATGCTGGAGTTTAAAGAGCCTTGAAACATTACGCTGACGTCAAAGCCTTTATATTGTATTCCAAAAGGAATACCAAATTGTATTTCCGGTGTACGTGGAAATCCCATATGTGTTCGGTCGCCATAGTCATCGATTTTACCGTCTTGATTCAAATCTTTATATACGACATCACCCGGATGCAATTCGCCCCAAGGCTGGAAACCACGACCGTCATTCATTGCATTCAATTTATCCGCTTCTGCTTGATCATATACAAAGTGATCGACTACATATACAAAATGTTCTCCTAATCGCCGGCCGGTCTTTTGGCGATATTCATTTCCATAATCAACTTCATTCATGAATTTGATCTTATTACGGGCGAATGTGAAATTGGGTTTGATATAATAACGGAAATCTTTACCGATTGTGGAGTTCCAACCTAACTCGAAATCAATACCCTGATTGTCCACAATTCCAGAGTTTACAAATGGAGCGTCTTTTCCTACTATGTCTGGATATCCCATCTTGTCGCCATCGCTTAGTGTTGTGATAATATCGTATCGATGTTCTCTAAAGTAGTCGGCAGCAATAGTTAACTTCCCATTGAATAGGGTCGCATCGAAACCGACATTCGTTTTACGAGCTTTTTCCCAAGTTAAATTTGGGTTGGCGAAGTTCCCTTCTTTCAGCCCATCGTATCCAGAGCCAAACTCATTAAAGCCGAAACTGTAGCCATCACCTCCTTGGAAGAATTGAAGGTAGGCAAAACGATCGTCGTTATTATCTGAAATTTTATCGCTTCCTACAAGACCGAAAGAGGCTCTCAACTTTAAATTATCCAACCACTTCTCAGTTCCTTTCATGAATGCTTCTCGAGAAATCACCCAACCGATAGATCCTGCCGGGAACACACCGTATCGATTACCCGGAGCAAAATTTTCAGATCCGTTGTAGCCAATATTGAATTCAGTCAAATACTTGTTGTCATATGCATACGTTGCGCGCCCACTAATACCTTGATACCGATATTCTACTCGATTATCATAGGCTCGTGATGAGCGGTTGAATAGTACCATAGCGGAAACATTGTGTCGATCGAACTCACGTTGATAGTCCAATTTTAATTGATAGTAAGTTTTGTTTTCCGCGGCATTGTGACTAAAACCATTACTAATCGTTTCGTCTGTACTATACCAAGGATTACCTAAGCGATAAGCTCCTGCATAAGGTTCCGTAGAATGCAAATAATAAGAGCCATATACGCTTTCATCCGGTTGGAAAGTAGCATATCTACCATAGTTCGCATAACCATCTTGACGTGTTTCCAGCACACGCCGTATCCAACGACCTTCTTTTGCGTCATACGAGATACTACCTTCAACTTTTAATCCTTTTGTAATGAAATCCAATTTGTGACCGATTGAAAACGTTCCATTCAAAAACGTTTTTTTCTCATTCAAATATCCGGTACGGCTTAATTCACCTAAGATATTGTAACGATGTTGCTGGTCACCATAGAGCATACCTTTCGGATTGTTTAAGGCATACGTTTCATTGGCCGCATTACCATTGTCTTGTAGTGTAATAGGTAAATGAGGTGGTTGCGTATTTGCAATAGACACTACCCGGCTAGCGGTTGTACCTGGGGCATTACGGTCGGTAATGCGTGCACCCAAGTCGACCTTAACATAAAAGTTCTTTGTAATATCCACATCTACATTCGCACGAAAATTATAACGCTGAAATACAGCTTGTGTGCTATAATCCGCCATGTCCGTATGTTTGTAGTTACCGTCTTGCTTATAATAATTTGCCATTACATAGTAACGGGCGCGTTCGGAGCCGCCTCGGACAGACAAACTATAATCCTGCTGAATACCTGGTTTGAAAGCATAATCAAAATAATCCCAATTATATCCTTTCCCATTTTTGAAATCTTCGATAACATTTGTAGAGAATAGATCTGGAGAAGATGGATCTACCCCCATATTCATGCGAGCTTCGTTGTAAAGTTCAGCATATTGAGCTGAACCTAAATATTCAGGGAACTTAGCAGGAGAGTTTGTTCCGACTGATGCTTTGAAACTCACGGATGGTTTTTCGGACGCTTGTCCACGCTTAGTTGTGATTACGACTACACCGTTTGCTCCACGAATTCCATATGCAGCCGTTGCTGAAGCGTCTTTCAAAATAGTAAATGTTTCAATTTCTTCTGGTGCTAAATAAGCCATATCATCGCGTTCCACACCGTCAATGATGAAGATCGGTGTCTGGTCTCCATATGTAGAGGCTCCGCGGATGCGCAAGTCTGCTCCATCGACACCCGGCTCGCCTCCACTGAATTGATTTGCCATCAGACCCGGCATACGTCCGGCCAAGGCATTTGTTAAATTAGCTGTCGGACTTTGTTTCAAATCTTTTGTGGTAATCGTTGCTACAGATCCAGTGATAGTTGCTTTCCGTTGTGTTGTATATCCTACAACAACGACTTCTTCCAATGCCTTGGCATCTTCAACCATTTTGACATTTACAATTCGTTCTCCTTTCAGTGAAACTTCTTTGGGTTGATATCCCACATACGAAAAGACTAAAGTCGCTTTCGAATAAGGGGCTACGATTTCAAAATTGCCGTCCATGTCGGTTATTACTCCTGTCATGGTTCCTTTGACCATGACATTCACTCCTGGTAACGGACCGACATTATCTGAAACCTGTCCTTTTACTTTGAAACCTTCTTGATTTACAC from Parabacteroides merdae ATCC 43184 includes the following:
- the gap gene encoding type I glyceraldehyde-3-phosphate dehydrogenase, with amino-acid sequence MIKVGINGFGRIGRFVFRAAQKRSDIQIVGINDLCPVDYLAYMLKYDTMHGQFDGTIEADVENSKLIVNGKEIRVTAERNPADLKWDAVGAEYVVESTGLFLTQEKAQAHIEAGAKYVVMSAPSKDATPMFVCGVNEKSYVKGTQFVSNASCTTNCLAPIAKVLNDKWGITDGLMTTVHSTTATQKTVDGPSMKDWRGGRAASGNIIPSSTGAAKAVGKVIPELNGKLTGMSMRVPTLDVSVVDLTVNLAKPATYAEICAAMKEASEGELKGVLGYTEDAVVSSDFLGDTRTSIFDAKAGIALTDTFVKVVSWYDNEIGYSNKVLDLIAHMASVNC
- a CDS encoding SusC/RagA family TonB-linked outer membrane protein produces the protein MQKQNCNLPIGRKNSLSRVSKVTCGLLFCLTTCAFAVDGKVNMGSNGVDDKKVVPLVGTTKTKLDGVNQEGFKVKGQVSDNVGPLPGVNVMVKGTMTGVITDMDGNFEIVAPYSKATLVFSYVGYQPKEVSLKGERIVNVKMVEDAKALEEVVVVGYTTQRKATITGSVATITTKDLKQSPTANLTNALAGRMPGLMANQFSGGEPGVDGADLRIRGASTYGDQTPIFIIDGVERDDMAYLAPEEIETFTILKDASATAAYGIRGANGVVVITTKRGQASEKPSVSFKASVGTNSPAKFPEYLGSAQYAELYNEARMNMGVDPSSPDLFSTNVIEDFKNGKGYNWDYFDYAFKPGIQQDYSLSVRGGSERARYYVMANYYKQDGNYKHTDMADYSTQAVFQRYNFRANVDVDITKNFYVKVDLGARITDRNAPGTTASRVVSIANTQPPHLPITLQDNGNAANETYALNNPKGMLYGDQQHRYNILGELSRTGYLNEKKTFLNGTFSIGHKLDFITKGLKVEGSISYDAKEGRWIRRVLETRQDGYANYGRYATFQPDESVYGSYYLHSTEPYAGAYRLGNPWYSTDETISNGFSHNAAENKTYYQLKLDYQREFDRHNVSAMVLFNRSSRAYDNRVEYRYQGISGRATYAYDNKYLTEFNIGYNGSENFAPGNRYGVFPAGSIGWVISREAFMKGTEKWLDNLKLRASFGLVGSDKISDNNDDRFAYLQFFQGGDGYSFGFNEFGSGYDGLKEGNFANPNLTWEKARKTNVGFDATLFNGKLTIAADYFREHRYDIITTLSDGDKMGYPDIVGKDAPFVNSGIVDNQGIDFELGWNSTIGKDFRYYIKPNFTFARNKIKFMNEVDYGNEYRQKTGRRLGEHFVYVVDHFVYDQAEADKLNAMNDGRGFQPWGELHPGDVVYKDLNQDGKIDDYGDRTHMGFPRTPEIQFGIPFGIQYKGFDVSVMFQGSLNSSILLNGAAVWDFPSYEQDQYGKVKHMHLNRWTEATKDVATYPRLTYGAYENNKNGNSSLFLYNANYIRLKNLEVGYSLPKNIIRFAGLQNVRFYVQGLNLLTFDSLDDVDMDPETKEGSGDWYPIQRVYNFGVEITY
- the prmA gene encoding 50S ribosomal protein L11 methyltransferase, which codes for MNYYELTFTYTSPVETSIINDVLAAELGEIGFESFAENENGLQGYISDQLYNVKGLQDKLAEFPLENVDIHFTETLVESKDWNEEWEKNYFKPIRIGKDCIIRASFHEHEPGYAYNIIIDPKMAFGTGNHETTFLMISEILKLDLTSKELLDMGCGTAVLAILAHMKGAGRVVAIDIDEWAYNNALENIRLNNTNDIQVALGGAEQIPAFGTFDIVFANINRNILLNDIRHYSECMKPGAFLYMSGFYVQDIPAIEEECKHNGLALLSHTEKNNWAAVKVQKQ
- a CDS encoding phage holin family protein, which codes for MEKDAGEIFRELKKDLSAYVELKLELLKLNTYERTGKVIAVLSYGVILLFLAFFAILFIFLALGFFLGDLFGSVGSGFGVVAVLYLLLIGIIVMNKDRISNKVLNVVISALTTNDDKTNATDNEQSATDTSGETDF
- a CDS encoding YtxH domain-containing protein, with the protein product MKNVDSKLLLGLVVGAAVGAAVGYLAATDKREQLLEELNGVVGKVKEGFNSALAKYKEGKAEIAKTTEEIVAE
- a CDS encoding RagB/SusD family nutrient uptake outer membrane protein is translated as MKLQKSIIGIGVLLLSLSSCDDFLDRMPDDKKNEVDVFTRYEQVDNLVTDLYARAKFANRPLIFMNHFGSAGLTDECTASSHEQAIPHQFNIGNYGPSQGMPNNSSCGQYWWDLYNGIRRANIILEGVKKYNTPDNPKDGREGDLERRLGETLFFRAYLHYLVIRAYGEGVYMDHVVVPGEDMAYVKESFHSMVEKICADADAAYEKVDASYGGEYFGRVDKGACLGLKAIVRWMAATPLWNGGTLPNDTRAFKDEYTTYDPKRWEAARDAAKDVLEAKDVNGAIRYKLYAPAAMDADDFKDVDGNANTNNGKVQERLWQMFYNMDAIQQEWVWFTTRDKDTGWSGDVLPPSQNGHARQRPLQEQVDEYEYISPDGYGYPIYDSRAKIDGYDDENPYESVKRDPRFYRDIRYHGSWYGGKQLNTAEGKDAVSSSYLEASSHSGYYLRKLFKDGWDRNKGGHVINGPAIWRLPTFIYIYAEAVNKVSGPTQEIYDLVNSVRERSFMAPMPPAVLTDANLMQEYIQRERRVELFYENWRYWATRLYMESDDPIELAKEKNYIGPESWPYAKSQRCSHGMKPVEDPNGKIEVDGKRYKMKRIAVNDGRVFYSPRSYFWPIMQDELSRTPTLIQNPGW